The Sebastes fasciatus isolate fSebFas1 chromosome 4, fSebFas1.pri, whole genome shotgun sequence genome window below encodes:
- the kcna1a gene encoding potassium voltage-gated channel subfamily A member 1 yields the protein MTVVAGDNMDDTSAVPGHPQDTYPPDQTDHECCERVVINIAGLRFETQLKTLSQFPETLLGNPKKRMRYFDPLRNEYFFDRNRPSFDAILYYYQSGGRLRRPVNVPLDMFSEEIKFYELGVDAMEKFREDEGFIREEERPLPEKEFQRQIWLLFEHPESSGTARGIAIVSVMVILISIVIFCLETLPQLKEDPRGRMIPFGNTTIYYKPNILTDPFFVIETLCIIWFSFELIVRFLACPSKPAFFKNMMNMIDIVAIIPYFITLGTELAEDPEKEGVGEQATSLAILRVIRLVRVFRIFKLSRHSKGLQILGQTLKASMRELGLLIFFLFIGVILFSSAVYFAEAEEQGSYFGSIPDAFWWAVVSMTTVGYGDMVPVTIGGKIVGSLCAIAGVLTIALPVPVIVSNFNYFYHRETEGEEQAQLLNVSNPNIPSETNSSRRSSSTVSKSEYMEIDGDINNSIDNFREANLRTGNCTIANQNCVNKSKLLTDV from the coding sequence aTGACCGTGGTAGCAGGAGATAACATGGACGACACCTCGGCTGTCCCGGGCCACCCTCAGGACACCTACCCCCCGGACCAGACGGACCACGAATGCTGCGAGAGGGTGGTCATCAACATAGCCGGTCTCCGGTTCGAGACGCAGTTGAAAACTCTCTCCCAGTTCCCAGAGACGTTGCTCGGCAACCCCAAAAAACGGATGCGGTACTTTGACCCCCTGAGAAATGAGTACTTCTTTGACAGAAACCGCCCCAGCTTCGACGCCATCCTCTACTACTACCAGTCTGGGGGTCGGCTGAGAAGACCAGTGAACGTCCCTTTGGATATGTTCTCAGAAGAGATCAAGTTTTACGAGCTGGGAGTGGATGCGATGGAGAAGTTTCGCGAGGACGAGGGTTTCATCAGGGAGGAGGAGCGTCCTTTACCTGAGAAGGAGTTCCAGCGTCAAATTTGGCTCCTCTTCGAGCACCCGGAGAGCTCAGGCACTGCGAGAGGGATCGCCATAGTGTCTGTGATGGTAATCCTGATTTCAATAGTCATATTTTGTTTAGAGACTTTACCACAGCTGAAAGAGGACCCAAGGGGTCGAATGATTCCATTTGGGAACACTACTATTTATTATAAGCCAAATATCCTCACTGACCCCTTCTTCGTCATTGAGACACTCTGTATAATCTGGTTCTCCTTTGAGTTGATTGTACGCTTTCTGGCGTGCCCGAGCAAACCGGCCTTCTTCAAGAACATGATGAACATGATTGACATCGTGGCTATCATCCCTTACTTCATCACGCTCGGCACCGAGCTGGCCGAAGACCCGGAGAAAGAGGGAGTGGGGGAGCAGGCAACATCTCTGGCCATACTCAGGGTGATTCGTCTGGTCAGGGTGTTCAGGATCTTCAAGCTGTCACGACACTCCAAAGGACTGCAGATTTTGGGGCAGACCCTCAAGGCCAGCATGCGAGAGCTCGGATTGCTGATCTTCTTTCTGTTCATTGGAGTCATCTTGTTCTCCAGCGCTGTCTACTTTGCCGAGGCAGAGGAGCAAGGATCCTACTTTGGCAGCATCCCGGATGCATTTTGGTGGGCCGTTGTGTCTATGACAACTGTGGGCTATGGGGACATGGTCCCCGTCACTATAGGAGGCAAGATCGTAGGATCTCTGTGCGCCATCGCCGGAGTGTTGACAATTGCGCTCCCAGTGCCTGTCATTGTGTCCAACTTCAACTACTTCTACCACAGGGAGACCGAGGGAGAAGAGCAGGCGCAGCTGCTCAACGTCAGCAACCCCAACATCCCCTCCGAAACCAACTCCAGCCGCCGTAGCTCGTCCACCGTCAGCAAGTCAGAGTACATGGAGATCGATGGAGACATAAACAATAGCATCGACAACTTTAGGGAGGCAAACCTCAGAACTGGCAATTGCACTATAGCCAACCAAAACTGTGTAAATAAAAGCAAACTGCTTACAGATGTTTAG
- the LOC141765990 gene encoding shaker-related potassium channel tsha2-like: MTVVSQENHDDTVVVTPLLLQDVVDLEAAEQQEEYGNSERLVINISGLRFETQLKTLNRFPSTLLGDACKRMRFFDPLRNEYFFDRNRPSFDAVLYYYQSGGRLRRPVGVPVDIFLEEIKFYEFDDEVIEMFREDEGLSREDDRPLPNNIYQRQLWLLFEYPESSGPARINAIVSVMVILISIIIFCLETLPEFREVQSVQENHVNGSAKEPSPFTDPFFMVETLCIIWFSFEFTMRFLSCPSKAAFFKNIMNLIDVVAIVPYFVTLGLDLAEHQGSNQQAASLAILRVIRLVRVFRIFKLSRHSKGLQILGQTLHASLRELALLIFFLIIGVVLFSSSVYFAEAEDPESGFTSIPDAFWWAVVTMTTVGYGDMCPSTIGGKFVGSLCAIAGVLTIALPVPVIVSNFNYFYHRENEDEENVQYIHVTCGQQTQPSIGGDSESNKSSLSKTESFQESDDLETLTYPIITPVETHTVRLTVV, encoded by the coding sequence ATGACCGTGGTGTCCCAGGAGAACCACGACGACACTGTGGTCGTAACTCCTCTGTTGTTGCAAGATGTTGTTGACCTggaagcagcagagcagcaggaggagtaCGGCAACAGCGAGCGGCTGGTCATCAACATCTCCGGGCTGCGCTTCGAGACGCAACTGAAGACCCTGAACCGCTTCCCATCCACCCTGCTGGGAGATGCGTGTAAAAGGATGCGCTTCTTTGACCCTCTGAGGAATGAATACTTCTTTGACAGAAACAGGCCGAGCTTTGACGCGGTCCTCTACTACTACCAGTCAGGAGGACGTCTCCGGAGGCCCGTCGGCGTACCTGTGGACATCTTCCTGGAGGAGATAAAGTTCTATGAGTTTGATGATGAGGTCATTGAGATGTTCCGAGAGGATGAAGGTTTATCCAGAGAGGACGACCGCCCTCTGCCCAACAATATATACCAACGCCAGCTGTGGCTCCTTTTCGAGTATCCGGAGAGTTCAGGACCTGCACGGATAAACGCCATCGTGTCAGTGATGGTTATCTTAATATCCATCATCATATTCTGCTTGGAGACTTTACCCGAGTTCAGAGAAGTCCAATCTGTGCAGGAGAACCATGTGAATGGTAGTGCGAAAGAGCCCAGTCCCTTCACAGACCCCTTCTTCATGGTGGAGACACTCTGCATCATTTGGTTCTCCTTTGAGTTCACCATGCGGTTCCTCTCCTGCCCAAGCAAAGCAGCTTTCTTTAAAAACATCATGAACCTGATAGATGTGGTGGCCATAGTGCCTTATTTCGTCACCCTGGGTCTTGATCTTGCAGAGCACCAAGGCAGCAATCAGCAGGCTGCATCTCTGGCCATCCTGAGGGTCATCCGTCTGGTGCGCGTTTTCAGGATCTTTAAGCTCTCCAGACACTCCAAAGGTCTCCAGATCCTCGGACAAACGCTTCACGCCAGCCTCAGGGAGCTGGCACTGctcatcttcttcctcatcaTTGGAGTCGTTTTGTTCTCCAGCTCTGTTTATTTTGCAGAAGCAGAAGACCCCGAGTCTGGATTTACTAGTATTCCCGATGCGTTTTGGTGGGCTGTGGTGACAATGACCACGGTTGGATATGGAGACATGTGTCCCTCCACCATCGGGGGGAAATTCGTGGGATCTTTGTGCGCAATCGCCGGAGTGCTCACCATTGCTTTACCTGTCCCTGTCATAGTGTCAAACTTCAATTATTTCTACCACAGAGAGAACGAGGATGAGGAAAATGTCCAGTACATCCACGTGACGTGCGGACAGCAGACACAGCCCTCTATAGGAGGAGACAGTGAGTCAAACAAAAGTAGTCTCTCCAAAACTGAATCTTTCCAGGAGAGCGACGACTTGGAAACTTTGACGTATCCAATCATAACCCCAGtggagacacacacagtgagactGACAGTTGTATAA